The genome window ATTGTGTagcaatattttgaatacaaacccttattattattattatttttaatttcagacATTTACTACAGAGGATAAATTATCAACTATAACAGAAACAGTATGTTCGATCATTTTTTGACAAAGCTTTGCACTacagcaatttaattttatacatatttaacaGAAACAAAATGATTTGTCGAAAGATGGTGAAAATAAAACGACGACAATAAAGCGCAAAATAGTGGAAGAGCATGCAAAAGGCGTAACTCAAACTCAGGTTATTATACACacaaatgcatatttattttttataactAAGTTTTTCTACATTCTTAAgctaaatattgcaaaaacaCTACTAATAGAGTTTAAACCTCTTTCACAGCAGGATGACATAAAAAAGCGGAGGACGTCAGAGGAGGAGAAGCAATGCACAGATGAAATTGTGATAAATAGTCAAGATGAGGCATTAAAATATGTGACAGCGTTGCAGGAATATGCTTTAATGAATGAAAACTTTCGAGCAACGGGACTTTTGGTAGAAGTTGAAAAGTCATTCAAAAATCCAGCCATTAGTTCCGACTTCGAGGTGTAGAATaagtaatttgaataaaaaatattttcatagaaaactgtaaataaatctaaatgaaaattatagctttgtttttgtttacatacACGCTCAGTGTGTGCAAGAGAGACAACTATATGatggtttgttttgttgtgagGCGGCATCGCTGCCAGCTGATTGCACACGAGACAGCAGCTGTAACGCCtttcggtattttttggtacatttttgaAAACTACGAAATGGCCACCGGGAAGCAACTGTAAACAACCAACAATTATACGGAACCTTGAGCTTGCCGCaaagaaatgccaa of Drosophila nasuta strain 15112-1781.00 chromosome 3, ASM2355853v1, whole genome shotgun sequence contains these proteins:
- the LOC132788315 gene encoding uncharacterized protein LOC132788315; the protein is MIFIDNNNIKAAEEKQRQIPPKNLKLFELLDVDTKTFTTEDKLSTITETKQNDLSKDGENKTTTIKRKIVEEHAKGVTQTQQDDIKKRRTSEEEKQCTDEIVINSQDEALKYVTALQEYALMNENFRATGLLVEVEKSFKNPAISSDFEV